AAAAGATCGGTGGCCTGCTGCTGCGCACAAAACTGCACCAGCCAGTCAACCGACGACGCAAAGTCAGCACATTCGTGGTAATGCAGCGGGATACCTTTTTCTGCCAGCGCGTACTGCACCAGCGTCAGGTTCTCCCGCAGAAAGGCTGCCTGACGCGGAGCCATATCGTGCTTTTCCCACTGCGCAGGCGTAGCGATAAAGACGGCCAGCACGGTGGCAGTAGGATCCTGACAGGCCGCGTACAGCGCCAGATTATCGGTAACGCGCAGGTCGTTGCGTAGCCAGACTACATGCGTGGTCATGACATTCCTCGAGCGGTCAAACTAATGTCCGTAACGCAGGCGTAATGCCTCGGGGTACGGCTCAAAATAACGCTGCTGAGCCAGATACGCATCGGGGTATTCCGCCATGTAATGTTTTAGCAACGTGATAGGTGCCAGCAGCGGCTGCAAACCCTGTCGATAGCGATTGATGAGCTGCGCCAGCTCCTGTCGCTGCTGAGAATTGAGCTGACGTCGGAAGTAACCCTGCACGTGCATCAACACATTGGTGTGGTTGCGCCGCGTCGCAGGCGTTGACAACAGTTTCATCAACCGCTTCCGGTATTCAACAATGTAGTCTTCCAGTGACTCCCACTTATCGATTCCCGCAACAAACGGCCCCAGTTCGCGGTATTCCGGCTGGGAATGCGCCAGCAACAGGAGTTTATAGCGGCTATGAAAAGCAATCAGCGCACCACGGCTCAGCCCGTTTTTCCATAGCTGATTCAGTTCGTGTAACGCATAAACGCGTTCAATGAAATTTTCTCGCAAGCCAGGATCCTGCAGGCGTCCGTCTTCCTCAACCGGTAGCCAAGGCATTTGCCGCATCAGCTCCTGTGTAAATAAGCCGATACCACTTTTACGCGCATCCTTTTGCGTTTCATTGTAAACCTTCACGCGCTCCATACCGCAGCTCGGCGATTTGGCGCAGACGATATAACCGCATAAGTGCTGAAGCTGG
This genomic interval from Pectobacterium aquaticum contains the following:
- a CDS encoding YbgA family protein, producing MTLELIPVGISACLLGSPVRFDGGHKRLTFAAEQLAPYFRFEPVCPEMAIGLPVPRPALRLVREGENHITMRASNGSSLDVTQQMAEFSAEKVSQLQHLCGYIVCAKSPSCGMERVKVYNETQKDARKSGIGLFTQELMRQMPWLPVEEDGRLQDPGLRENFIERVYALHELNQLWKNGLSRGALIAFHSRYKLLLLAHSQPEYRELGPFVAGIDKWESLEDYIVEYRKRLMKLLSTPATRRNHTNVLMHVQGYFRRQLNSQQRQELAQLINRYRQGLQPLLAPITLLKHYMAEYPDAYLAQQRYFEPYPEALRLRYGH